Proteins found in one Orcinus orca chromosome 11, mOrcOrc1.1, whole genome shotgun sequence genomic segment:
- the CSF2RB gene encoding cytokine receptor common subunit beta — translation MRSPDPTQTWTHLSQPPALPELTPEMALPRGLLPLALLLLCWGPCMAGAQGTFPLQTLRCHNDYTSHIVCRWADTQDAQRLVNVTLHRRLNRGLPQPVSCDLSDGMPWFSGHCPGCVPRMCVIPYEVFVIADHDYFSFRPDQPLGAQLTVTLSQHVQPPAPRDLNISVAGDSVLLSWSVAHGGSQSHWLSSLEFEVVYRRLQDSWEDAPTIYSSASRAILGPEHLMPSSTYVARVRTRLAPGSGLSGRPSQWSTEVRWTSPPGNESQPQNLQCFFDGAALLRCSWEVRSEVTSSVFFTLFYKSGPSAREEECSPVQTEETSSPYVRHCCQIPVPDPRNHSQYIVSVRPKAEEKLIKSSDNIQMASPTLNLTKGRDGYILHWKEGKMNYEHIACIFQVQYKKEAASWEETKTEDFQNAHSMCLPPLEPATRYQARVRVKPDPRGYNGIWSEWSEESSWDTEWVLPTWVLALTLVISTLILLMSLRFCGIYGYRLNQKWEEKIPNPSKSHLFQNGRAGLRLPQGTRAVGSGSHAHRGLWGGSFAQPEGASPVDFGHSEVSPLTTEDPKDACDSSSEPDMTLVTSDLRTEQLPGPPPELATPASRPESQASGFDFNGPYLGPLDSRSLPDIVGQQGPLRTGTSRKLQPPGPLEYLCLPTGGQVQLVPLAQVMGPGKARDADLRSSPGTEGSPSLEPGAGPAPPEPGVMVGGQGPKDRAPPGLPTGSRGPEEGTVATGYVTTAELTFTPSTGAPSPSQAPPLSLPSDRNPSLCPGLADGPPGSLAPLKPEFEGYVDLPPTAGQFPQSPLASPAPPAASSPVLGPGPPRADVFSVSPTPEGLLVLQQVGDYCFLPGPGSGPLSPQSKPTSSGPCPDIKDLNQVFQAKKPPSQATPQVPAIQLFKALKQQDYLSLPPWDVSRPGEVR, via the exons GGACCTTCCCCCTGCAGACCCTGCGCTGCCATAACGACTACACGAGCCACATCGTCTGCAGGTGGGCGGACACCCAGGACGCCCAGCGGCTGGTCAACGTGACCCTCCACCGCAGGCTGAACAG GGGCCTTCCGCAGCCAGTGTCCTGCGATCTCAGTGATGGCATGCCCTGGTTCAGTGGCCATTGTCCCGGCTGTGTGCCCAGAATGTGTGTCATTCCCTACGAAGTCTTTGTCATTGCTGACCATGACTACTTCTCATTCCGACCAGACCAGCCTCTGGGTGCCCAGCTCACCGTTACTCTGAGTCAGCATG tgCAGCCCCCCGCACCCAGGGACCTCAACATCAGTGTTGCAGGGGACAGTGTCCTGCTGTCCTGGAGTGTGGCCCATGGGGGTTCCCAGAGCCACTGGCTGTCCAGCCTGGAGTTTGAGGTGGTCTACAGGCGGCTTCAGGACTCCTGGGAG GACGCCCCCACCATCTACTCCAGCGCCTCCCGGGCCATCCTGGGGCCAGAGCACCTCATGCCCAGCAGCACCTATGTGGCCCGAGTGCGCACCAGGCTGGCCCCGGGCTCGGGGCTCTCGGGACGGCCCAGCCAGTGGAGCACAGAGGTTCGCTGGACCTCCCCGCCAG GGAATGAGTCCCAGCCCCAGAACCTCCAGTGCTTCTTCGACGGGGCTGCCCTGCTCCGCTGCTCCTGGGAAGTGAGGTCCGAGGTGACCAGCTCGGTCTTCTTCACCCTCTTCTACAAGTCCGGCCCCAGTGCAAG GGAGGAAGAATGTTCCCCAGTGCAGACGGAGGAGACCAGCAGCCCTTACGTCCGGCACTGCTGCCAGATTCCCGTGCCTGACCCCAGGAACCACAGCCAGTACATTGTCTCTGTTCGACCGAAAGCGGAAGAGAAACTTATAAAGAGCTCAGATAACA TCCAGATGGCTTCTCCAACCCTCAACTTGACCAAGGGCAGAGACGGCTACATCCTGcactggaaagaaggaaaaatgaactATGAACACATAGCTTGCATCTTCCAGGTCCAGTACAAGAAAGAAGCAGCCTCATGGGAG GAGACCAAGACAGAGGACTTCCAGAACGCCCACAGCATGTGCCTGCCACCTCTGGAGCCTGCCACCAGGTACCAGGCCAGAGTGAGAGTCAAACCTGACCCCCGAGGCTACAACGGGATCTGGAGCGAGTGGAGTGAGGAGAGCTCCTGGGACACTGAGTGGG TGCTGCCCACGTGGGTCCTGGCGCTCACCCTGGTCATCAGCACCTTGATCCTGCTCATGTCCCTGCGCTTCTGTGGCATCTACGGGTACAG GCTGAACCAGAAGTGGGAGGAGAAAATCCCCAACCCAAGCAAGAGCCACCTGTTCCAG AACGGGCGCGCCGGGCTCCGGCTCCCACAGGGCACGCGCGCCGTCGGCAGCGGGAGCCACGCACACAGGGGGCTCTGGGGCGGCAGCTTCGCTCAGCCGGAGGG GGCGTCCCCTGTAGACTTCGGGcacagtgaggtgtcacctctCACCACAGAGGACCCTAAAGATGCGTGTGACTCATCATCTGAGCCTGACATGACTCTGGTCACCTCGGACCTCCGCACGGAGCAGCTGCCCGGGCCCCCGCCAGAGCTGGCCACCCCCGCAAGCAGGCCTGAGAGCCAGGCTTCCGGCTTCGATTTCAATGGCCCCTACCTGGGGCCGCTTGACAGCCGCTCCCTGCCGGACATCGTGGGCCAGCAGGGGCCCCTACGGACAGGCACGAGCAGGAAGCTGCAGCCCCCGGGGCCCCTGGAGTACCTGTGTCTGCCCACAGGGGGGCAGGTGCAGCTGGTCCCACTGGCCCAGGTGATGGGGCCGGGCAAAGCCAGGGATGCGGACCTGAGGTCCAGCCCAGGCACCGAGGGGAGCCCTTCCCTGGAGCCAGGGGCAGGCCCTGCCCCTCCTGAGCCTGGGGTGATGGTGGGTGGTCAAGGCCCGAAGGACAGGGCCCCCCCAGGTCTGCCCACTGGCTCTCGGGGTCCTGAGGAAGGCACTGTGGCCACTGGTTACGTCACCACTGCAGAGCTGACATTCACCCCATCCACAGGGGCCCCATCTCCTTCCCAGGCTCCCCCTCTGAGCCTCCCCTCAGACCGGAACCCCAGCCTCTGTCCTGGACTGGCTGATGGTCCCCCTGGATCCCTAGCCCCACTGAAGCCAGAGTTCGAGGGCTATGTGGATCTCCCTCCAACCGCAGGCCAGTTTCCCCAGTCCCCTctggccagccctgcccctcctgcaGCCAGCAGTCCTGTCCTGGGCCCAGGGCCGCCCCGGGCAGATGTGTTCTCAGTCTCCCCAACCCCTGAGGGGCTCCTCGTGCTGCAGCAGGTGGGTGATTACTGTTTCCTCCCTGGCCCAGGATCTGGCCCTCTCTCACCCCAGAGTAAGCCCACCTCCTCAGGACCCTGTCCTGACATCAAGGACCTCAACCAGGTGTTCCAGGCCAAGAAGCCCCCATCTCAGGCCACTCCCCAGGTGCCGGCCATTCAGCTCTTCAAAGCCCTGAAGCAGCAGGATTACTTGTCACTGCCCCCTTGGGATGTCAGCAGGCCTGGGGAGGTGCGCTGA